The proteins below are encoded in one region of Maribacter aestuarii:
- a CDS encoding prolyl oligopeptidase family serine peptidase: MRVYIYYLFVLCICQSCASQSKPALVDAALETTVKEKLNYYLYYPEDYEEEPEKNFPILLFLHGGGEAGDSLVAIKRNGPPKLIVDGKKFPFLILAPQNPYQKKWWNTRALKQLLDTIVANNRVDKNRIYLTGLSRGGGAAWEMAVQYPETFAALAVVCGMTPVPYASWLNKKMPIWVFHGEDDESIPISESETMVAKLKEMGYPVKFTKYPGVGHNSWIQAYRTDELYDWFMEQSLIKN; encoded by the coding sequence TTGAGAGTATATATTTATTACTTGTTTGTATTGTGTATTTGTCAGAGTTGTGCATCCCAATCAAAGCCGGCTTTGGTAGATGCAGCTTTGGAAACTACTGTCAAGGAAAAACTAAATTATTACCTCTATTATCCCGAAGATTATGAAGAAGAACCGGAAAAGAATTTTCCTATTCTTCTTTTCTTACATGGGGGAGGGGAAGCTGGGGACAGTTTGGTCGCAATAAAACGAAATGGTCCGCCCAAACTGATTGTGGATGGAAAGAAATTTCCCTTTCTTATTTTGGCTCCTCAGAACCCCTATCAAAAAAAGTGGTGGAATACACGAGCACTAAAACAATTATTGGATACCATTGTCGCCAATAATAGAGTGGATAAAAATAGAATTTACCTTACGGGATTAAGTAGGGGAGGAGGAGCGGCATGGGAGATGGCGGTCCAATATCCAGAAACGTTCGCCGCTCTTGCCGTTGTTTGCGGTATGACCCCGGTGCCTTACGCATCTTGGCTAAATAAGAAGATGCCCATATGGGTTTTTCATGGTGAGGACGACGAATCGATTCCAATTTCAGAATCTGAAACAATGGTAGCCAAGTTAAAGGAAATGGGATATCCCGTAAAATTTACCAAGTACCCTGGAGTAGGCCACAATTCCTGGATTCAAGCTTATAGAACGGATGAACTTTATGATTGGTTCATGGAACAAAGTTTAATCAAGAATTAA
- a CDS encoding FG-GAP repeat domain-containing protein, whose protein sequence is MTIKQKQPIILAICILGGFIYSCKEDKKKVLNESDETISKELAFAQRKIVDSAKFWWAHTPKDVTGDGIADVLFINNNASGGYLGFYKGQKEDGLWELNIISETPTTGGLFASGDLEAKDIDSDGDIDVIAVRHPGEWTDAGASAELFWYENNTGEWISHSIGVVPDAVKDVSFADFDNDGKMDLSILTFDEHTLSIFKQNAADNWERVQFIQNDFLHEGMDVGDINNDGYPDIVATGMVYYNPGATLTNDWPTENLDEMWNNQEGDWSRNGTKTFMRDVDGDGKTEIYMAHSERAGYPLIAYKKVGSKWESRVIKDSIPACHTLQVYDFDLDGDFDVLAGINYGRAVNLDKTNFDVSIFLNQGDYMNYEEMVIEKDGIYNGQALDYDNDGDIDIFRYPNHESKDFYILENKLN, encoded by the coding sequence ATGACAATAAAACAAAAACAACCGATAATTCTCGCAATATGTATACTCGGTGGGTTTATTTATTCTTGCAAAGAGGATAAAAAGAAAGTATTAAATGAAAGCGACGAGACGATAAGTAAAGAATTAGCTTTTGCCCAGCGTAAGATTGTGGATAGCGCAAAATTTTGGTGGGCACATACCCCAAAAGATGTAACAGGTGATGGCATCGCAGATGTCCTATTCATTAATAATAACGCCTCAGGGGGCTATTTGGGCTTCTACAAGGGGCAAAAGGAAGACGGATTATGGGAGCTAAATATAATTTCGGAAACACCCACCACCGGCGGACTTTTTGCATCCGGAGACTTAGAGGCAAAAGATATAGATTCTGATGGCGACATTGACGTAATTGCCGTACGGCACCCTGGGGAATGGACAGATGCGGGTGCCAGTGCAGAACTATTTTGGTATGAAAATAATACCGGGGAATGGATTTCGCATTCCATAGGAGTTGTTCCTGACGCCGTTAAAGATGTGAGTTTTGCGGATTTTGATAATGATGGTAAGATGGATTTGTCAATTCTAACATTTGATGAACATACCTTAAGTATTTTTAAACAAAATGCTGCAGATAATTGGGAACGCGTGCAGTTTATTCAGAACGATTTTTTGCATGAAGGAATGGACGTAGGTGATATTAACAATGATGGGTATCCGGATATTGTGGCGACAGGAATGGTTTACTATAATCCTGGGGCTACACTTACTAACGATTGGCCAACAGAAAATCTAGACGAGATGTGGAACAATCAAGAAGGAGATTGGTCCAGAAATGGAACTAAAACCTTTATGCGAGATGTTGATGGCGATGGTAAGACAGAAATTTATATGGCACACTCTGAGCGTGCGGGATATCCTCTTATTGCCTATAAAAAAGTAGGTTCTAAATGGGAAAGTAGAGTCATTAAAGATAGTATTCCAGCATGTCACACGTTGCAGGTCTATGATTTCGATTTGGATGGCGACTTTGACGTTTTGGCAGGTATCAACTATGGAAGGGCGGTTAACTTGGATAAAACCAATTTTGACGTTTCGATATTTTTGAACCAAGGCGATTATATGAATTATGAAGAGATGGTCATTGAAAAGGACGGAATTTATAATGGACAGGCTTTGGACTATGACAATGACGGGGATATTGATATTTTCAGATATCCAAATCACGAGTCTAAAGATTTCTATATTTTGGAGAATAAACTAAATTAG
- a CDS encoding FG-GAP repeat domain-containing protein, which translates to MKNLIYNGKVILKKILFAVLMLSLNAYAQDDTFGTWKYIEIDSTKQMWGDWDQPDWLRYFGLDSGDVNNDGNMDIISGRYIYHNPGGTMEGVWKRTVLDDNVDGILYMDVDKDPYADIIAMALPNLYWYEATNLEGTIYQRKKIGEVPATSHVNSQGFEKAQIIAGGLSEFVIAGNGDIYAVEIPVENPVETDWKIKMICQNTSDEGIGVGDIDGDGDLDIAAGRRPEGAEEPKILVWYENPGHINTLWNPNVVGESIHPIDRVEVLDLNNDGKTDIVVTEERYPGLEPDANFWWFSQNDLNSWERNKIVTQYSINNLDITDIDNDGDIDLLTAEHKGKALELQLWKNDGKGNFSKNILDTGKENHLGTQWVDLDADGDLDIIGAGWDQHKYMHVWRNDAVISLKSGMIFKEHPWTPDTVSDSGKFLRVGGKLDYKINEDHFPKSGHDQGFISFDQKIDLSNAVSAEVLVERVQSHEDTKNLKIQFNKGKPIYVPEPSLITPSATDYMFHSTIKVPVPLKDLINGYNAFKLTVDKEQSWDWPQNLIYGIVLRVYYKDMVVPELTLNGVSPEGKLGNEVQLSLSGADQGNVAQVDYIGLYEDVNTQGDGKYLQWQFRYHRGEITNHIGTSTTAPFMVTWDTSCIPDQSNPIRLAAVVTDNRGFKHVLSKVDNLSLDRDFKISLAKPFGTEPFWTTRNGEHNQYWVIEDEINNIQEARAYWNSWSPCYSEGFRINNIKYEPVSGTPCYDSHWHDERLEDFSSLNTGKVKLTTLKTPLHDGQMVHGMDVQWPGIMLKIKSDSKPEKAILITEGSYENRSHFIIRQGKITYYYDKAGGGFSRIIDRFGNDWVSYKSEPWDQYPASAASAYRGLPNLVFKSDTDGGAGHPGHDRCTSKIVDENKIRTTSLSGSWEWEWTFFNDYVQLDVLKSEKGTPYWFLYEGTPGGSYDPARTYFGTNKTKPSTEIPDFYKGTIDWDELEWAYFGKENVKTTFFVAHVDKDDHLDLMSYLGNSEDGALSGDGMTVFGFGRNEKTEPLLMGNNTFLIGMVDYNVNEQDKHTELSRHIQELIASK; encoded by the coding sequence ATGAAAAACCTGATTTACAATGGTAAAGTCATTTTGAAAAAGATTCTCTTCGCAGTTCTTATGTTAAGTTTAAACGCATATGCTCAGGATGATACTTTTGGAACTTGGAAGTACATAGAAATTGATAGTACCAAACAGATGTGGGGTGATTGGGATCAACCGGACTGGCTTCGTTATTTTGGCTTGGATTCTGGCGATGTAAATAATGATGGTAATATGGATATAATATCAGGGCGCTATATCTATCATAATCCGGGCGGAACCATGGAGGGAGTTTGGAAACGTACCGTTCTAGATGATAATGTAGACGGAATTCTCTATATGGACGTGGACAAGGACCCCTACGCGGATATTATCGCAATGGCTTTGCCAAATTTATACTGGTATGAGGCTACTAACTTAGAAGGGACCATTTATCAGCGTAAGAAAATAGGGGAAGTTCCTGCTACGTCCCATGTTAATAGTCAAGGGTTTGAAAAAGCCCAAATTATTGCCGGCGGCCTATCAGAATTCGTTATTGCTGGAAATGGGGATATCTATGCGGTAGAAATTCCAGTGGAAAATCCTGTAGAAACTGACTGGAAAATAAAGATGATCTGTCAGAATACCTCGGACGAAGGTATTGGTGTGGGTGACATAGATGGAGATGGGGATTTGGATATAGCAGCTGGTAGAAGACCTGAAGGAGCGGAGGAACCTAAAATTTTAGTTTGGTACGAAAATCCAGGGCATATAAATACACTGTGGAATCCTAACGTGGTTGGTGAAAGTATTCATCCCATAGATCGAGTTGAGGTATTGGATTTGAATAATGATGGTAAAACGGATATAGTGGTTACTGAGGAGCGGTATCCAGGTTTGGAACCCGACGCTAATTTTTGGTGGTTCTCCCAAAATGATTTGAATTCATGGGAAAGAAATAAAATTGTAACGCAATATTCCATCAATAATTTGGACATAACGGATATTGATAATGATGGCGACATTGATTTATTAACAGCCGAACACAAGGGAAAGGCGCTAGAACTCCAGCTTTGGAAAAATGATGGAAAAGGGAATTTTTCCAAAAATATTTTAGACACGGGAAAGGAAAATCATTTGGGTACACAGTGGGTCGATTTGGATGCGGATGGTGATTTGGACATAATAGGGGCAGGCTGGGACCAGCATAAATACATGCATGTGTGGCGCAATGATGCTGTAATATCGCTAAAGTCTGGAATGATATTTAAAGAACATCCGTGGACTCCGGATACAGTGAGCGATAGTGGCAAATTCTTGAGGGTAGGAGGTAAACTGGATTACAAAATAAATGAAGACCATTTTCCCAAAAGTGGGCATGACCAAGGTTTTATATCATTTGATCAAAAAATTGACTTGTCCAACGCCGTATCAGCTGAAGTATTGGTGGAAAGGGTTCAATCCCATGAGGACACAAAAAATTTAAAAATTCAATTCAACAAAGGCAAGCCCATTTATGTACCGGAACCTTCTTTAATTACCCCATCTGCTACGGATTACATGTTTCATAGCACCATTAAAGTACCAGTTCCTCTGAAAGATTTGATAAACGGGTACAATGCTTTCAAGCTCACCGTAGATAAAGAACAGTCATGGGATTGGCCTCAAAACCTTATATATGGTATTGTCCTACGAGTTTATTACAAAGATATGGTCGTTCCAGAATTAACACTAAACGGGGTAAGTCCAGAAGGTAAACTAGGAAATGAAGTACAATTATCGCTTAGTGGTGCAGACCAAGGTAATGTAGCACAGGTGGATTATATCGGTTTATATGAGGATGTAAATACCCAAGGGGACGGTAAATACCTTCAGTGGCAGTTTCGTTACCATCGTGGAGAAATTACAAATCACATTGGTACTTCCACTACAGCGCCTTTTATGGTTACCTGGGATACGAGTTGCATTCCCGACCAGTCAAATCCAATAAGACTAGCAGCGGTCGTAACAGATAATCGAGGTTTTAAGCATGTACTTTCCAAAGTCGATAATTTATCACTTGATAGGGATTTTAAAATTAGTTTGGCCAAACCTTTTGGTACCGAACCTTTTTGGACAACTCGTAACGGAGAACATAATCAATATTGGGTCATTGAGGACGAGATAAACAACATTCAAGAGGCGAGGGCGTATTGGAACAGTTGGAGTCCCTGTTATTCAGAGGGCTTTAGAATCAATAACATAAAATATGAGCCTGTCTCGGGTACACCTTGTTACGACTCCCATTGGCACGATGAGAGATTAGAAGATTTTTCCTCTTTAAATACGGGTAAAGTGAAGTTGACAACATTGAAAACCCCATTACATGATGGTCAGATGGTACACGGTATGGATGTGCAATGGCCGGGTATTATGCTTAAAATAAAGAGCGACAGTAAACCTGAAAAGGCAATCTTAATCACAGAAGGGAGTTATGAAAACAGATCTCATTTTATAATTAGACAAGGAAAAATTACATATTATTATGATAAGGCAGGTGGGGGTTTTTCCAGAATAATTGACAGATTTGGTAATGATTGGGTGAGTTATAAGTCGGAGCCTTGGGACCAATATCCGGCTTCGGCTGCATCTGCTTACAGGGGTCTACCAAATTTGGTATTCAAATCCGATACTGACGGCGGTGCCGGACATCCCGGTCATGACAGGTGCACCTCTAAAATAGTCGATGAGAATAAAATAAGAACAACATCACTGAGTGGGTCATGGGAATGGGAATGGACTTTTTTTAATGATTATGTCCAATTGGATGTTTTAAAAAGCGAAAAAGGAACTCCTTATTGGTTTCTTTATGAAGGAACTCCTGGCGGTAGCTATGACCCCGCAAGAACGTACTTCGGCACAAATAAAACAAAACCATCAACCGAGATTCCTGATTTTTATAAAGGTACGATTGATTGGGATGAGCTTGAATGGGCATATTTTGGTAAGGAGAATGTTAAAACTACCTTTTTTGTCGCTCATGTTGATAAAGATGACCATTTGGATTTGATGTCTTATCTTGGAAACTCTGAAGACGGTGCCCTAAGTGGGGATGGAATGACAGTCTTTGGTTTTGGTCGCAATGAAAAGACAGAGCCCTTGCTCATGGGGAACAACACTTTTTTAATTGGAATGGTCGATTACAATGTAAACGAACAAGATAAACACACAGAATTGTCCAGACACATTCAAGAACTAATAGCTAGCAAATAA